In Populus alba chromosome 4, ASM523922v2, whole genome shotgun sequence, the genomic window TTGATAGATAATTGCAAATGTAAATCCCTTAGTCGAAAAAACATTTtgtagaaaattcaaaaaatgtgTACCAGGAAAGCAGAGAGCAACACGGCAAAGAACAGTGATTGATAATGACTCTCTCCGTCCACTAGCATTGCAACCCACGCATTACGTTGAAGACTCGAGTCCCCTTGAAAGTTTAAAAGGTCAGTTCTAAACAATAATGGAGTAGCTTTGAAAGTTAATCAAGACCATTAGCACGTACCTTTTTTTCTCCCATTAAAAGCGCTAGCAAACAGTGAATGCAGCATTATTTCTTCGTTGACTTGATTCAGTCTTCATATTTTGGCTGGGATAGGTGAAAAAATAAGAGCTGCTCGCTGCTAGAGAACTtgatcaacaaaacaaaaatgaagtcTCTCAATTTCTTCATAGTCATACTCTCCTCGCTTAGCCTTGCTACTATCACTAAATCACAGGACCCTTCTTATCTCTATCATTCATGCAGTAACGACACAACTTACACGAGAAACAGCACTTACCAAGCCAATTTAAATCTCCTTCTTTCTTCACTTGTGTCCAATGCAACCCGCAATAATCTTAATGGATTCTACAACTCCTCTTTAGGGCTGGACCCTGATGATGTTTATGGCCTGTTCCTTTGCCGTGGCGACGTTAACAAAAATGCTTGCCATAATTGTGTCGCCTTGGCTTCCAAAGACGCAATCCAACGTTGCCCTGTTGAAAAAGTGGTCGTTTTATGGTACGATTTGTGCCTCTTGCGCTACTCAAACAGGGCTTTTTTCGCTACCATGGACCAAGACCCTGGAGTGTTCCTGTTTAAATCTGATCAGAATATCGCAGACGAACCTGAACGTTTTAACCGGCTAGTGGCAACCACCATGAATGATACAGTCACGCGGGCTACAATTGCTACTTCAGGAGGTAAAAAGTTTGCAGTCGAAGAAGTATATTTTACCAAGTCTCTAAACTTGTACAGCCTTGCGCAGTGCACACCGGACTTGTCAAGCTCGGATTGTAATCGATGTCTTAGGATAGCTACTTCTATTTTGCCTAGTTGCTGTAGCCAAAAGCCAGGAGCAAGCATCCTATATCCAAGTTGTAATGTCCGGTATGAAACctttaagttttataatatgACAACGGTTGCGGCAAagccaccacctcctcctcctcccacTCCATTGACAAGACCAAAAGGTAAagttggtttgattttttatttttttttgctttgtccaaattaattatttggacCAACATAGTCTTTATTTGGTTTCAATTTAAACAATTGATTATAGCAGTCCTTCCTTCATGATCaagcaaatttttttgttgctaattttgacttgtaaaaaaaagagacacgtattaggttttttattataacttaaaaaaacgattaaaaaattaaactcaattccttttccaattatttatttatggcatatatctaagaaaaattaattttttttaattctcactagaaaaataatttattattttataattaagaagacgaaaattaaagattaaatattgcttataattgattttgtttaattttttacttatttctgTTATGAAAAAGTAATTAGTTGCAATCTTCTGGGTCTTGTAAATCACCAGATAGTCTAACATTATTCAAAGATGGATTGGGAAATGGATTTATTGATGAAACATGCTGTGATTCTTATTTTCTGAACgtccaaaattattattagaacTTCAAATATATCGTGAAGAATAAATTAAGCAATTAATTAGCTGACTGAATTATTGTGCACTGCATATGATTGACAcctttttgttttaattcagGAAGAGGCCATGTTTCAATAATTGTGATTGTAGCCATTGTCATTCCCATTGCTGTTTCTATGATGCTTTTCTGCATGGGGTTCGGTTTCCTGAGAAGAAGGGCAAGAAAAAACAGAGTTTCCTTGCCAGAAAAAGATGGTAAAGAACATTAGAAATCTTTTCTAATTGGAACAAAACAGTGTATGACTGTTGTGTGCTCTGCCgatgttagataataatattcTCAAAAACTCAATCGAAGATCTATCTGTGTTGTGTAGATGGAGATGAGATTTCAACAGTGGAGTCCTTGCAATTTGATTTGAGTTCTATAGAAGCTGCCACAAACAATTTCTCCCCTGATAACAAGTTAGGTGAAGGAGGATTTGGTGAGGTTTACAAGGTAAGCAATTTGCAatgcatttaaattttgaagaacCGAAAAGACCTTGTTGCATTAGGATTAAAGAAATTACGAAAAATTGCTTGCTCAACCATTGATGAAATTAGTGCATTCTCAGGGAACACTTCCTAATGGACAACAAATAGCTGTGAAGAGACTATCAAAATATTCTGGACAAGGTGAAGCAGAATTTAAGAATGAGGTCCTGTTGATAGCCAAGCTTCAACACAGAAATCTAGTCAGGCTATTGGGCTTTTGCCTGCAAGGGGCAGAGAAGATACTAATCTATGAGTTTGTTCCCAACAAGAGCCTCGACCACTTCCTATTTGGTTTGACTTTTCTTTACCAATATTTTGCGTGTGATGCATCCTGATTATTTATCTTTCTTAGCTccattctgattttttttttttttgataaacacATGAAGATCCTGCAAAACAAGGACTGTTGGATTGGTCAATTCGGTGCAAAATCATAGGGGGGATTGCTCGAGGTCTCCTTTATCTTCACGAAGATTCCCGCCTCCGAATCATCCACCGTGATCTTAAAGCAAGCAATGTTTTGTTGGACGGGGAAATGAATCCCAGGATTGCAGATTTTGGTATGGCAAAGATTTTTGGAGGGGATCAAAGTCAAGGAATTACAAACCGAATCGCTGGAACATTGTAAGTACTTTTAAGGCCTAAATTCTATATTTTGTTCGTCTACACTATCGTTCATGAAACCCTTATCTTTAGTGAAGCATATCTTCATCCATGTTGTTAAAACATTATCAAAAGAGAAGTTACATAAAAGAAGAggatatatataacaaatttcTTTCAAGATTTAATTCTTAAGatgagaatttatttaatttttcaaagtacGCTAAAGATAATGTGGAAAGTGCTCCTAACATGAGGAAACCTGTCTTAATTCACTTGTATGTTGATCCGAGCATGGGGAAACCTATcttcgaattaaaaaaaaaattgttcatatATTTAACATACatgttaaaaactatataaggTCATGCCTAGCTTATTGTTGACATTCGACCAATAACATATATCGATAATCAAttgttgtgctttttttttttttttttttctaaatgataTAGGCTAAATCTACGAGTCATTAATTTTCAGATTTGATTCGACAATCCATGTAAGATGCCAAAATCACTTGAAAGTAGGAAAACTGATTCAGTTTCAATTAGCTATATATGGTAAATATTGAAGGGATTAATTGTTGATGTTCTTTTTCTGTAATCGATGCTGACTGTTGGATATACTCTAGTGGTTACATGTCTCCGGAGTACGCAATGCACGGACAGTACTCCGTTAAGTCAGACGTGTATAGTTTCGGTGTCTTGATACTCGAGATTATCAGTGGCAAAAAGAACAGCAGTTTCTATCAATCAGACAATGGCATGGACCTTCTAAGCTATGTAAGAGAAAATTAATTgaacacatttttattttatttatgccaAGATCAACGACGGGGAGAATAAGAGAATGTTTCTGAACATAGCTATTGATGGTTGCAGGCATGGAAACAATGGACAAATGGGACAGCACTGGAACTAATGGATGCAACCTTAGGAGATTCTTACTCCAGAAACGAGATCACTAGATGCCTCCATATTGCCTTATTGTGTGTTCAAGAAGATCCAAAAAATAGACCAACATTGACAACAATAGTTCTCATGCTCACTAGTTTCTCTGTAACGCTACCATTGCCTCGGAAGCCGGCATATTGTGTGCAAAGCAGGACCGGCTCGAGCTTACCAATAAGAGGGCTGGAGTCTGATCGATCTACTTCCACGTCGAAGTCTTTGTCCGTGAATGATATGTCTATCACAGAACTATATCCTCGTTAATGCAAAGAAATGAATCTTCAAAACAGGCATGCA contains:
- the LOC118058677 gene encoding cysteine-rich receptor-like protein kinase 10 — encoded protein: MKSLNFFIVILSSLSLATITKSQDPSYLYHSCSNDTTYTRNSTYQANLNLLLSSLVSNATRNNLNGFYNSSLGLDPDDVYGLFLCRGDVNKNACHNCVALASKDAIQRCPVEKVVVLWYDLCLLRYSNRAFFATMDQDPGVFLFKSDQNIADEPERFNRLVATTMNDTVTRATIATSGGKKFAVEEVYFTKSLNLYSLAQCTPDLSSSDCNRCLRIATSILPSCCSQKPGASILYPSCNVRYETFKFYNMTTVAAKPPPPPPPTPLTRPKGRGHVSIIVIVAIVIPIAVSMMLFCMGFGFLRRRARKNRVSLPEKDDGDEISTVESLQFDLSSIEAATNNFSPDNKLGEGGFGEVYKGTLPNGQQIAVKRLSKYSGQGEAEFKNEVLLIAKLQHRNLVRLLGFCLQGAEKILIYEFVPNKSLDHFLFDPAKQGLLDWSIRCKIIGGIARGLLYLHEDSRLRIIHRDLKASNVLLDGEMNPRIADFGMAKIFGGDQSQGITNRIAGTFGYMSPEYAMHGQYSVKSDVYSFGVLILEIISGKKNSSFYQSDNGMDLLSYAWKQWTNGTALELMDATLGDSYSRNEITRCLHIALLCVQEDPKNRPTLTTIVLMLTSFSVTLPLPRKPAYCVQSRTGSSLPIRGLESDRSTSTSKSLSVNDMSITELYPR